Proteins from one Mercenaria mercenaria strain notata unplaced genomic scaffold, MADL_Memer_1 contig_731, whole genome shotgun sequence genomic window:
- the LOC128554769 gene encoding uncharacterized protein LOC128554769, with protein MSGLLDPPVKKRKLQYDRSNLQRAFEATQKGLSVYRAAREYSVPESTLRDRTCGLVALDVTIGFDTIFSKDEEERLVNHITYMAGIGYGYSASSIKYMAKDYADSLGKNVKAKEALSNNWFYSFIKRWPNLAVVKPQKLSIARAKSASRETLNNYYKELATVLTTNHLRDKPQNIYNVDETGVNSEHSPPKVVCDKNTVPQNITSSRSSTVTIIAAGNALGSSIPPYYVFPGQRWNPEFLNGACPGADGEMSKTGWSNSNVFQNYLTKHFATYVKLSEDRSSTPTLILYDGHRSHISLTLTDWARKYNVILFVLPPHSSHVTQPLDVAVFGPFKSMYYTDCQAYMRRNPGANITKYQIAELTATPYLKALSATNLISAFRRTGIHPFDNKAILDSQVAPSVIYLNEQSQDTSEKTEPENPHSTSEASECLELSSEVTSHELPQSTSDFFQKRTITQAIPKKPKRKFVPPFLAGNLLKKSNTDILSSSAEKTKECCDSLKKSSVNSQQKKAMKKPGVNNQPKKAKSSVKIQKVNEEPKPSTSGTSNKGKPLSLISEDSSDSDIDTEVSEEEKCCVCGNWEPDELKGSVYITLVNWGKCDFCEHWTHLKTCSKIRVLRRDSVF; from the coding sequence GATCCTCcagtaaagaaaagaaaactcCAGTATGATAGATCTAATCTTCAGAGAGCATTCGAAGCTACACAGAAAGGTTTATCGGTGTATAGAGCTGCAAGAGAGTATTCAGTGCCAGAGTCAACGTTAAGAGACAGAACTTGTGGACTTGTTGCTCTGGATGTTACGATAGGCTTTGACACTATATTTTCTAAAGATGAAGAGGAAAGGTTGGTAAATCACATCACTTACATGGCAGGGATAGGGTATGGATACAGTGCATCTTCAATTAAGTATATGGCAAAGGACTATGCAGACTCATTAGGCAAGAATGTAAAGGCAAAGGAAGCTCTAAGCAACAACTGGTTTTACAGTTTCATTAAGAGGTGGCCTAATCTTGCAGTTGTAAAACCTCAAAAGCTGTCCATAGCACGAGCTAAGTCTGCCTCCAGGGAGACATTGAACAACTATTACAAAGAATTAGCAACTGTTCTGACAACTAATCACCTTAGGGACAAACCCCAAAATATATACAATGTGGATGAAACAGGGGTAAATAGTGAGCATTCTCCGCCGAAAGTTGTTTGTGATAAGAACACAGTACCTCAAAACATTACCTCATCTAGATCATCTACAGTTACAATAATTGCTGCTGGAAATGCACTGGGCAGTAGTATTCCCCCATATTATGTTTTTCCAGGCCAGCGATGGAATCCGGAATTTCTGAATGGAGCCTGCCCTGGTGCTGACGGGGAGATGTCCAAAACAGGCTGGTCGAATTCCAATGTCTTCCAGAACTATCTGACTAAACATTTTGCTACATATGTTAAGCTTAGTGAAGACAGGTCAAGCACGCCAACATTGATACTATATGATGGACACAGGTCCCATATATCACTCACTTTAACTGATTGGGCAAGAAAGTACAATGTCATCTTGTTTGTTCTGCCGCCACATTCCAGTCATGTGACTCAACCTTTAGATGTTGCAGTGTTTGGTCCATTTAAGTCCATGTACTACACAGATTGTCAGGCATACATGAGAAGGAACCCTGGAGCAAATATTACCAAATACCAGATTGCAGAACTTACTGCTACACCATATCTCAAAGCATTGTCTGCTACCAATCTAATCTCAGCCTTCAGGCGCACTGGTATACATCCGTTTGACAATAAAGCTATTTTAGACTCTCAAGTAGCCCCATCTGTAATATACTTGAATGAACAATCACAGGATACCAGTGAGAAAACTGAACCAGAAAATCCACATAGCACCTCTGAAGCTAGCGAATGTTTGGAACTTAGTTCTGAAGTCACCTCTCATGAGTTGCCGCAGTCCACTTCAGACTTTTTCCAGAAAAGGACAATAACTCAGGCTATTCCAAAAAAGCCAAAAAGGAAATTTGTTCCACCTTTCTTGGCAGGCAATCTGTTGAAAAAAtcaaatacagatattttgtcATCTTCTGCTGAGAAAACAAAAGAGTGTTGTGATAGTTTAAAGAAATCCAGTGTGAACAGTCAGCAGAAGAAAGCTATGAAGAAACCTGGTGTAAATAATCAGCCTAAGAAAGCTAAAAGttcagtcaaaattcaaaaagtaaatGAAGAGCCAAAACCAAGTACATCAGGCACAAGTAACAAAGGGAAGCCACTCAGTTTGATATCAGAGGATAGTTCAGATAGTGATATTGATACAGAAGTTTCAGAGGAAGAGAAATGTTGTGTTTGTGGTAACTGGGAGCCTGATGAATTGAAAGGATCAGTTTACATAACACTAGTTAATTGGGGAAAGTGTGACTTTTGTGAACACTGGACGCATTTGAAGACATGCTCCAAGATTAGAGTGTTGAGAAGAGACAGTGTGTTTTGA